Proteins found in one Pempheris klunzingeri isolate RE-2024b chromosome 6, fPemKlu1.hap1, whole genome shotgun sequence genomic segment:
- the depdc1a gene encoding DEP domain-containing protein 1A yields MNMSSHIITPGPYRATKLWNEVTRLFRAGMPVRKHRQSFRNYSSCFTASAAVDWLHQLLCSNSNFGPDVTRQQTVQLLKKFLKNHVIENVKGRWGTEDLEDNNVLYRFPSTSPLKPIPCPAPAPSSIKRRPSLRDKEGFFRFRSMKKHEKETEENVDPALQTGGENQQQVQRRELTVEDEQEIWRDITLTHLQRILGVSSLEEVLDQRYVNPQNIIHNMTKVNKHGVVTLDDKTNDLPHWVLSAMKSLANWPKYDSEQPSYPGFERDVFKTVSDYFYSLPQPLLTYELYELFINILVFCGYVAAPTTHQRGKRKKCDLPSAPPPAKASFRSTECLLLSLLRQGTCDEAESPMTEVLGGKLRSRLAALKGSNASAVDGQLGGSCMSLSTAGYTRPQTRSCSLETILDDAAPLTRQQLFLSNESLASCTHSNRSPDDTPTATTLHTHPEFISVSKAAPVTCENAPGGTSRNRLSVSSVAGLSVTQRLRPLRPRSVGSCLDIVIETREEDVKETKWQGRATSCLNVNTPADQHHSSTASRPPSLSSGHLSSSSYRSFCSSSSATAKVQGFHANIGPSGPRAASSTSNLWTLPAPAVVRRCLSSMDVSKPSRPLSLFKPPVCVPTSNSQPSQPKPEHSLLQPQCERVAIEALQLCTLLLPPASRRKLQLLMRMLSRISQNVDMPRLHPAIGTRTLMVHTFSGCVLGSAVECDLDELLATRLVSFLMDHQQSILSVPEYLLIAINDRIQYLRTVQVPIESVSKVDDGDLISVPVPVYAFCHQISGAEFEQQKLESSQKAMEELLEILLTDQNISEKDRRKKLKQFQKQYPDIYSRRFPSSDRENNKPKIKPPLLNIKKTKAFSIRN; encoded by the exons atgaatATGAGTTCTCATATTATCACCCCAGGACCGTACCGAGCCACAAAGCTG TGGAATGAGGTGACTCGTTTGTTTCGGGCTGGTATGCCCGTCAGGAAACATCGCCAAAGCTTTCGGAATTACTCCTCCTGCTTCACCGCCTCTGCCGCAGTGGATTGGCTGCACCAGCTGCTCTGTAGCAACAGTAACTTTGGCCCCGATGTCACCAGGCAGCAAACGGTGCAGCTCCTGAAGAAGTTCCTCAAGAACCATGTGATTGAAAATGTGAAAGGTCGCTGGGGCACAGAGGACCTGGAGGACAACAACGTGCTGTACAG ATTCCCCTCCACTTCTCCTCTGAAGCCAATTCCCTGTCCAGCTCCAGCCCCCAGCTCCATTAAGAGAAGGCCTTCACTCAGAGACAAGGAAGGTTTCTTCAGGTTCAGGAGTATGAAGAAGCatgagaaggagacagag GAAAATGTCGATCCTGCCCtccaaacaggaggagagaatCAGCAGCAGGTGCAGCGACGAGAGCTGACGGTGGAGGATGAACAGGAGATCTGGAGAGACATCACCCTCACCCA cCTGCAGAGgattctgggtgtttcctctCTTGAAGAGGTTTTAGACCAACGCTATGTAAACCCACAGAACATCATCCATAATATGACCAAAGTCAATAAGCATGGGGTGGTCACTCTGGACGATAAGACTA ATGACCTTCCACACTGGGTTTTGTCTGCCATGAAGAGTCTGGCCAACT GGCCGAAGTACGACAGCGAACAGCCGTCCTACCCTGGCTTTGAGAGAGATGTCTTCAAAACGGTGTCTGATTACTTCTACAGCCTCCCGCAGCCATTACTCACATACGAGCTGTATGAGCTATTTATCAACATCCTGG TGTTTTGTGGGTACGTTGCAGCGCCCACGACACACCAACGAGGGAAGCGCAAGAAGTGTGACCTCCCCTCAGCCCCTCCTCCAGCCAAGGCATCTTTCCGCTCCACAGAGTGTCTCCTCCTGTCGCTACTCAGACAGGGAACATGTGATGAGGCAGAGTCGCCGATGACGGAGGTGCTTGGTGGGAAGCTTCGGTCGCGGCTGGCAGCGCTGAAAGGAAGCAACGCCAGTGCAGTTGACGGTCAGTTGGGAGGCAGCTGCATGAGCCTGAGCACAGCTGGTTACACGAGGCCCCAAACCAGGAGTTGCTCACTGGAAACTATCCTAGATGATGCTGCCCCTCTCACCAGGCAACAGCTGTTCCTGTCCAATGAGAGCCTGGCGTCCTGCACCCATAGCAACAGGAGCCCGGATGACACACCTACCGCCACAACGCTCCACACTCATCCAGAGTTTATATCTGTATCCAAAGCCGCCCCGGTTACTTGTGAAAATGCTCCAGGGGGTACAAGCAGAAATAGACTGTCTGTGAGTTCTGTGGCAGGACTGTCCGTCACACAGCGGTTGCGCCCCTTGCGGCCACGCAGCGTGGGCAGCTGTCTGGACATCGTCATAGAAACCAGGGAGGAAGATGTCAAGGAGACCAAGTGGCAGGGCAGAGCAACCAGCTGCCTCAACGTGAACACTCCTGCAGATCAGCATCACTCCTCCACCGCTTCCCGCCCCCCCTCGCTGTCTTCCGGtcatctctcctcttcctcttatcgctctttctgctcctcttcatccgCTACGGCCAAAGTACAAGGGTTTCATGCAAATATAGGACCCAGTGGCCCCAGAGCTGCCTCCAGCACCTCTAATCTTTGGACGCTCCCTGCACCCGCTGTTGTCCGCCGCTGCCTCAGCTCTATGGACGTGTCCAAGCCGTCTCGACCGCTTTCACTGTTCAAACCACCCGTCTGTGTGCCCACCAGCAACTCCCAGCCCTCCCAACCCAAACCTGAGCACA GCCttctccagcctcagtgtgagCGTGTAGCCATCGAGGCCCTGCAGCTTTgcaccctcctcctcccgccAGCCTCCCGCAGGAAGTTGCAGCTCCTCATGAGGATGCTGTCTCGCATCAGCCAGAACGTGGACATGCCCCGTCTCCACCCCGCCATCGGCACCCGAACACTG ATGGTTCACACGTTTTCAGGCTGTGTCCTGGGCAGCGCTGTAGAGTGTGATTTGGACGAGCTGTTGGCTACCAGACTGGTGTCATTTCTAATGGACCATCAACAAAGCATCCTCTCGGTCCCGGAGTACCTGCTCATCGCTATCAATGACCGTATACAGTACCTGCGCACAGTGCAG GTCCCGATCGAAAGCGTCTCTAAAGTGGATGACGGCGATCTGATCAGTGTTCCAGTGCCCGTCTACGCCTTCTGCCATCAGATTAGCGGCGCCGAGTTTGAACAGCAAAAACTGGAGTCTTCCCAGAAGGCCATGGAGGAGCTGTTGGAGATCCTGCTGACAGACCAAAACATAAGTGAGAAGGACAGACGCAAGAAACTGAAGCAG TTTCAGAAGCAATACCCAGACATCTACAGCCGCCGGTTCCCCTCCTCAGACCGGGAAAACAACAAGCCAAAGATTAAACCTCCCCTCCTCAACATCAAGAAGACCAAAGCTTTCAGCATCAGGAACTAA